In Anopheles gambiae chromosome 2, idAnoGambNW_F1_1, whole genome shotgun sequence, a single window of DNA contains:
- the LOC5667500 gene encoding AP-3 complex subunit beta-2 — translation MLSSGSAAIGVSALASTAYGNERTEVAEYANEGGFFHADYKKHDDLKQMLDSNKDSLKLEAMKRIIGMIAKGRDASDLFPAVVKNVVSKNIEVKKLVYVYLVRYAEEQQDLALLSISTFQRALKDPNQLIRASALRVLSSIRVSMIVPIVMLAIRDSASDMSPYVRKTAAHAIPKLYHLDPEQKDELIVVIEKLLADRTTLVVGSAVMAFEEVCPERTELIHKNYRKLCNLLADVDEWGQVLIINMLTRYARTQFLDPNADDDYDYQEAENKPFYEDESDSDASDGKRKESAAVASPRKTYTLDIDHRMLLRQTKPLLQSRNASVVMAVAQLYHHVAPRNEVEIVAKALIRLLRSYKEVQSIVLTCIASMTIERKSIFEPFIKSFFVRTSDQTHIKLLKLEILTNLATGSNISVILREFQTYISSNDKEFVASTIQAIGRCAVSISEVTETCLSGLVHLLSNKDEYVVAESVVVIKKLLQTKKEEHFEIISQMAKLLDFIQVPAARASILWLIGEYNEKVPKIAPDVLRKAVKSFIEEQDIVKLQVLNLAVKLHITNPQQTSLLCQHLHNLARYDPNYDIRDRARFLKPFLLASPDGSDAAGSILVAKARKIFLSEKPAPTLESMYHGRRQYQLGSLSHYLNMPTNGYQDLPAWPTEAPDSSVRNVEPPASMGGGEYPGRPGNDRAGSGNSVGEADRRKKKAKSFYSGSEDGTRSSTTEGASTASGSSSSGSGSGSGSGSSSSGSSSSGSGSSGSESGTSSSDSGSSSTSGSEDSDTGSSSDNATRKVQKGVVANARDAAAKNNRRKEDRPTKTAYNEVDGTSRSNKQSSMDESDSDSSGSYESSTSSASSSGGKKKSSSKPQTSKPNNKSRGGEKKSATNAPGKSNLDLLLDLDDIPPIGPVMTPSLGGFLTPMAATNTAGAGTGIELVGPSFIPIKKHELLNKVNGFGLGIEYRFVRSPHLYSSRMVSVELTFTNHGNVELVDIEMGKKGNLPAGMAVNDFAPIGRLNPGQSVTGMLGVDFNDSTQPVRLEICSASGSSTVTLKAPVGEMVRSVAIAESTFDSERGKLRGMTEHSCTLQLSDALSPDDKSLHRTVFEASNVACVPVDDGKDDSGKRMLFAGQTMSSKSLVLVVLERTSTSDGKNAYSLTVNCEKLVVGSMLLNELKAVLKQ, via the exons ATGCTTTCCTCTGGGTCGGCTGCAATCGGGGTGAGTGCTCTGGCCTCAACGGCTTACGGCAATGAGCGTACCGAGGTGGCAGAATACGCGAACGAGGGAGGCTTCTTCCACGCAGATTACAAAAA GCACGATGACTTGAAGCAAATGCTGGACAGCAACAAGGACAGCCTGAAGCTGGAGGCGATGAAACGAATCATCGGGATGATAGCGAAGGGCCGCGACGCGTCCGACCTGTTTCCGGCCGTGGTAAAGAATGTGGTGTCGAAAAACATCGAAGTAAAGAAGCTGGTGTACGTTTATCTGGTGCGATACGCCGAGGAGCAGCAAGATCTGGCCCTGCTTTCCATCTCCACCTTCCAGCGGGCGTTGAAGGATCCGAATCAGCTGATCCGAGCCAGCGCACTGCGCGTGCTGTCCAGCATCCGGGTGTCGATGATTGTTCCGATCGTGATGCTTGCGATCCGGGACTCCGCCTCCGACATGAGCCCGTACGTGCGCAAAACGGCTGCCCATGCCATTCCGAAGCTGTACCATCTCGACCCGGAACAGAAGGACGAGCTGATCGTGGTGATTGAGAAGCTGCTGGCCGACCGTACGACGCTGGTGGTCGGTTCGGCGGTCATGGCGTTCGAGGAGGTGTGCCCGGAGCGGACCGAACTGATCCACAAGAACTATCGCAAGCTGTGCAATCTGCTCGCGGACGTGGACGAGTGGGGCCAGGTGCTCATCATCAATATGCTGACGCGGTACGCACGAACGCAGTTTCTGGATCCTAACGCTGAT GATGACTATGACTACCAGGAAGCAGAAAATAAACCTTTCTACGAGGACgagtccgattccgatgcttCAGACGGCAAACGAAAGGAGAGTGCGGCGGTGGCTTCGCCTCGGAAAACCTACACGCTCGACATCGACCATCGGATGCTACTGCGGCAGACGAAACCATTGCTGCAAAGCCGTAACGCGTCCGTCGTTATGGCCGTCGCCCAGTTGTATCACCATGTGGCACCACGCAACGAGGTGGAAATAGTGGCGAAAGCGTTAATACGCTTACTGCGCAGCTACAAGGAGGTGCAGAGTATCGTGCTCACCTGCATTGCCTCGATGACGATCGAGCGGAAGTCCATCTTCGAGCCGTTTATCAAATCGTTCTTCGTGCGCACTAGCGACCAGACGCATAtaaagctgctgaagctggaAATTCTGACGAACCTAGCGACGGGAAGCAACATTTCCGTGATTTTACGCGAGTTTCAAACGTACATCAGTAGCAACGATAAAGAGTTTGTGGCTTCCACGATTCAGGCTATCGGGCGGTGTGCGGTTTCGATTTCGGAAGTGACGGAAACGTGCCTGAGCGGTTTGGTGCATCTACTATCGAACAAGGATG AGTACGTGGTGGCGGAAAGTGTGGTCGTGATCAAAAAGCTGCTGCAGACAAAGAAGGAGGAACATTTCGAAATCATCTCGCAGATGGCCAAGCTGCTCGATTTCATCCAGGTACCGGCGGCGCGTGCCTCCATCCTGTGGCTTATCGGCGAGTACAACGAAAAGGTGCCGAAGATTGCACCCGACGTGCTGCGCAAAGCGGTCAAAAGCTTCATCGAGGAGCAGGATATTGTGAAGCTGCAGGTACTGAATCTGGCAGTGAAGCTGCACATCACCAACCCGCAGCAGACGTCCCTGCTGTGTCAGCATCTGCACAATCTCGCCCGCTACGATCCTAACTATGACATACGCGACCGGGCGCGGTTCTTGAAACCATTCCTGCTGGCCTCGCCGGACGGGTCGGATGCTGCCGGATCGATTCTGGTGGCAAAGGCAAGGAAAATCTTCCTCTCCGAGAAGCCGGCTCCAACGCTCGAAAGCATGTACCATGGCAGACGGCAATATCAGCTGGGATCACTGTCGCACTATCTGAATATGCCCACGAACGGCTATCAAGATTTGCCCGCCTGGCCAACGGAGGCGCCCGACAGCTCGGTAAGAAACGTGGAACCACCGGCGTCGATGGGTGGAGGAGAGTATCCGGGACGGCCGGGCAACGATCGTGCTGGAAGTGGAAATTCTGTCGGGGAAGCTGACCGGCGCAAGAAAAAGGCGAAATCTTTCTACTCCGGCTCGGAGGATGGCACCCGGTCGAGCACTACGGAGGGTGCATCGACCGCTTCTGGTTCGTCTTCGTCGGGTTCCGGATCGGGCTCGGGATCGGGATCATCATCGTCTGGTTCGTCAAGCTCCGGCAGTGGTTCTAGTGGCAGCGAAAGcggtaccagcagcagcgacagtggAAGTAGTAGCACCAGTGGCAGCGAGGACAGTGATACCGGCTCTTCGAGTGACAATGCTACGCGAAAGGTGCAGAAGGGTGTTGTCGCCAATGCACGtgatgcagcagcaaagaACAACCGTCGGAAGGAGGATAGACCGACGAAAACGGCTTACAACGAGGTGGACGGTACGAGTCGATCCAATAAGCAAAGCTCGATGGATGAGAGCGATAGTGATAGCAGCGGAAGCTATGAGTCATCCACGTCTTCAGCTTCGTCTTCGGGAGGCAAGAAAAAATCATCTTCCAAACCCCAAACTAGCAAGCCGAACAACAAATCCCGGGGAGGGGAGAAAAAGTCCGCAACGAATGCTCCGGGTAAAAGCAACCTGGACCTTTTGCTCGATCTCGACGACATTCCGCCGATCGGTCCAGTGATGACACCCTCGTTGGGAGGATTCCTTACGCCGATGGCAGCAACGAACACGGCAGGCGCTGGCACCGGCATTGAGCTGGTCGGTCCGAGCTTCATACCGATCAAAAAGCACGAGCTGCTCAACAAGGTGAACGGGTTCGGGCTGGGAATCGAGTATCGTTTCGTACGCTCGCCCCATCTGTACTCGTCGCGCATGGTTTCGGTGGAGCTGACGTTCACGAACCATGGCAACGTAGAGCTGGTTGACATCGAGATGGGCAAGAAAGGGAACCTCCCGGCCGGGATGGCTGTGAACGATTTCGCCCCGATCGGTCGGCTGAATCCGGGACAGAGCGTGACGGGAATGCTGGGCGTGGACTTTAACGATTCTACCCAGCCCGTGCGGCTGGAAATCTGTTCAGCGAGTGGGTCGAGCACGGTAACGCTGAAGGCTCCGGTCGGCGAGATGGTACGATCGGTAGCCATCGCGGAGAGTACGTTCGACAGCGAGCGGGGCAAGCTTCGTGGCATGACGGAACATTCCTGCACACTGCAGCTCAGTGATGCACTTTCCCCGGACGATAAGAGTTTGCATCGGACCGTGTTTGAGGCGAGCAATGTGGCGTGCGTACCAGTCGATGATGGGAAGGACGATTCCGGCAAGCGAATGCTTTTCGCCGGACAAACGATGAGCTCCAAAAGTTTGGTGCTCGTTGTGCTGGAGCGAACCAGCACGTCCGACGGAAAAAATGCATACTCATTGACCGTGAACTGCGAAAAGTTGGTCGTCGGATCGATGCTGCTGAACGAGCTGAAGGCGGTGCTGAAGCAGTAG
- the LOC1272916 gene encoding uncharacterized protein LOC1272916 has product MSDSDSSDDETNAQLLSAVDTSFLNDNLYNPTAKNEEDNKPNKEVKSSPVPAESVPKSNRFLPEEESIFHSELNVPAAVQKFTAEKLSRFISTVIEFDETERTPQSLVANGTTDEVGVRLLPGCDEIIDINLDPTCPAEVKLKKVPIVRRAVEKEAKLPLADKIAASVCDPGTFPSEVQQWKGPRKRSIEFKYKQKQNGTIVEKSDPFANEFTKARNANMWHESKIKKFKKRA; this is encoded by the exons ATGTCCGATTCGGATAGTAGCGACGATGAAACAAATGCCCAATTATTGTCGGCGGTAGATACCTCATTTCTGAACGACAATCTATACAATCCAACAGCCAAGAATGAAGAGGATAATAAACCGAATAAAGAGGTTAAATCTTCGCCTGTCCCGGCTG AATCTGTGCCCAAGTCAAACCGGTTTCTGCCCGAGGAGGAATCCATCTTCCACAGCGAGCTAAACGTACCGGCCGCCGTGCAGAAATTTACGGCTGAAAAGTTGTCCAGATTTATTAGCACCGTCATAGAGTTTGATGAAACCGAACGCACTCCGCAGTCATTAGTGGCTAACGGAACAACCGACGAGGTCGGAGTACGTCTTTTACCAGGGTGTGATGAAATTATTGACATCAATTTGGATCCCACTTGCCCGGCTGAGGTGAAGCTGAAAAAAGTGCCAATAGTACGTAGAGCGGTCGAGAAGGAAGCGAAACTTCCCTTGGCCGATAAAATCGCTGCCTCTGTTTGCGATCCGGGCACATTTCCGAGCGAAGTGCAGCAGTGGAAGGGTCCACGGAAGCGATCGATCGAGTTTAAGTACAAGCAGAAGCAGAATGGCACCATCGTGGAGAAGTCGGACCCGTTTGCGAATGAGTTTACTAAAGCCCGCAATGCCAACATGTGGCacgaaagtaaaattaaaaagtttaaaaagcGTGCTTAA
- the LOC1272917 gene encoding histone deacetylase complex subunit SAP18: protein MAGLESMIVEEKQQPIKSVDREKTCPLLLRVFCSTGRHHSTNEYSYGNVPSNELQIYTWMDATLRELTTLVRDVNPETRRKGTYFDFAIVYPERGSMYRMREIGVTCSGQKGADDSKTLAQAKFTIGDFMDINITPPNRVPPPRRQRPY from the exons ATGGCCGGTTTAGAATCGATGATagtggaagaaaaacagcAGCCGATAAAATCGGTCGACCGGGAAAAG ACCTGTCCACTGTTGCTGCGAGTGTTTTGCTCCACCGGACGCCATCATTCCACCAACGAGTACTCGTACGGCAATGTGCCCTCGAACGAGCTACAGATCTACACCTGGATGGACGCAACGTTACGCGAACTGACGACGCTGGTGCGGGACGTAAACCCGGAGACGCGGCGCAAGGGCACGTACTTCGACTTTGCCATCGTTTACCCGGAACGTGGCTCGATGTACCGAATGCGCGAGATCGGTGTCACCTGCTCCGGCCAGAAGGGGGCGGACGACTCGAAAACCCTCGCCCAGGCCAAGTTTACGATCGGAGACTTCATGGACATTAACATAACGCCACCGAACCGGGTCCCACCACCGCGACGCCAGCGACCATACTAG
- the LOC5667496 gene encoding uncharacterized protein LOC5667496, which yields MKYTLALLPLAGLITLATAQYGPAPPRLNIPGAIPLPPIREERLLPQQSPQVIRVRRPGAVRIAAPNAIHHQLPSALPKFHDIPSTVEHKPVTEEPEDDFRPAFIPQLQQPHHHHPSPATLASPAAPSPAASPALQFPIPADEQPSERDRELQQNVLSRFNAQENRPAPIQRAQIPERFFATDKEPARFPAERPQPQQQQQQPTPKQYRPAPQQIARPAPIAAPQQSFRQQQHFQDEDRRPAPHQQAARPHTQQDQDRQRKPVAQILRKWREEHEDGSITWGFENDDGSFKEETIGIDCVTRGRYGYVDPDGEKREYTYETGIQCDPNQRDEDDEDNLEVDYQENKAVLPNGVRLDLNNMGKKQSKRPGGQQQQQQQQQYYRN from the exons CTTCCCCTGGCGGGACTCATCACCCTAGCGACAGCCCAGTACGGTCCGGCCCCGCCGAGGCTGAACATCCCCGGCGCCATCCCGCTGCCGCCGATACGCGAGGAGCGGCTGCTCCCGCAGCAGTCACCGCAAGTAATACGCGTGCGGCGTCCGGGCGCGGTGCGCATCGCCGCCCCGAACGCCATCCACCACCAACTGCCGTCCGCCCTTCCCAAATTCCACGACATCCCGAGCACGGTCGAGCACAAGCCGGTGACCGAGGAGCCGGAGGACGACTTCCGACCCGCCTTCATCCCGCAGCTCCAAcaaccccaccaccaccatccctcGCCCGCGACCCTTGCCTCTCCGGCGGCGCCGTCCCCGGCCGCCTCCCCGGCCCTGCAGTTCCCGATCCCGGCGGACGAGCAGCCGAGCGAGCGCGACCGCGAACTACAGCAAAATGTTCTCTCTCGCTTCAATGCACAGGAAAACCGGCCGGCACCGATCCAGCGCGCCCAGATCCCGGAGCGCTTCTTCGCCACCGACAAGGAACCGGCTCGGTTCCCGGCCGAGCGGCcccagccgcagcagcagcagcagcaacccacCCCGAAGCAGTACCGACCGGCACCGCAGCAGATTGCCCGCCCGGCACCGATCGCAGCGCCGCAGCAGTCgttccgccagcagcagcacttccAGGACGAGGACCGCCGGCCCGCCCCGCACCAGCAGGCGGCCCGCCCGCACACGCAGCAGGACCAGGACCGGCAGCGCAAGCCGGTCGCGCAGATCCTGCGCAAGTGGCGCGAGGAGCACGAGGACGGTTCGATTACCTGGGGCTTCGAGAACGATGACGGCTCGTTCAAGGAGGAAACGATCGGCATCGACTGCGTTACCCG TGGCCGCTACGGATACGTCGACCCGGACGGCGAGAAGCGTGAGTACACGTACGAAACCGGCATCCAGTGCGACCCGAACCAGcgggacgaggacgacgaggacaACCTGGAGGTGGACTATCAGGAGAACAAGGCCGTCCTGCCGAACGGTGTGCGGCTCGATCTGAACAATATGGGCAAGAAGCAGTCCAAGCGACCGggtggccagcagcagcagcagcagcagcagcagtactatCGTAACTAG
- the LOC3290728 gene encoding integrator complex subunit 2, producing the protein MNFAPVTSKAFSAMQNLDIAQLATCSQQEIRPLLPCLVRMSLLSPLDNTKGWAEARKQILSLLVGIEVVNNIVSLLQVNYHELEIDVKKEQQIRQKIGYTTQDSAQFHSLPNGIVMGFERADGTNKVRVVLSELFYLQAQINELATQASLQKSSSNELTIRPSELFDNEIYLEEIADIICIALAELPSLLNLQEVVETLLYVRNGSKIVCWIVANMPDCFREVVTALITNSDEDTTDGRVKLAALYELSEMNPSQALSMRTICVETVKMPSLMIKLSLQDPQNLVAFVSGLLLGNDQNIRSSFALYIRTSQKRKGDVLHQLREELLKQLMNINMQSVNGALPEELVVQAAAIVRLYCALRGISGIKFFDEEIQLLMQLITSKPPPTPAGIRFVSLGLCMFIACPSLITHQSHEAKMIEWIQWLIKEEAYFESVSEVSASFGEMLLLMAIHFHGNQLAHICELACSTLGMKFSLRPNTITRMKLIFTQEIFTEQVVAAHAVKVPVTLNLNASIPGYLPVHCIHQLLKSRAFSKHKVPIKSWIYRQICNSVTPMHPVLPALIEVYVSSIILPNQKGLQEQHTHKALSEQEIAQVFQNAAGLWNKEQQSKLKTAGQTGVDRPTKEHVHQQPMEVDDSGNRQPNLTPQLLLLYYLLLYEDVRLSSMPQIITSGRQVKSYSNEFMSELPIKYLLQQAQKNQHEYSALFSPLLRLLVTHFPHLSLVDDWIDEETIAFSDSSTGRSISEHSIVEAFEEIELNPARVIKLLRRMMRKSPTDLWPLAPTFIRYFKHTLNPTVPSLLQELYRQVWMRLNTIFPRRLWVMSINALMPADNVTKNFTLTQEKILYDPLQVLRCDKRVFRCSSALTVVLRILQAILAASRSQLSRHMLDKPLIDIGNQVKTDNDREELKLALLATQESIAVQIILEACLENETDCSEPGRLWALREVRGVICSFIHQMFIAEPSLAKLVHFQGYPRELLAMTVRGIPSMHICLDFIPELLSMAEMEKQIFAIDLASHLSLQYALPKSLSIAKLCINTLTTLLGVLSGDTRIEMFRAVLPCIVRFAEAFPPLLDECILYLLQLGRIVQSQTALGRSTSLPSLFVGQECKRRSQSGQLQHAESLVDEVRETFVKLLDAAVLSPKIYSHSETSGS; encoded by the exons atgaATTTCGCTCCGGTAACGTCGAAAGCGTTTAGCGCTATGCAAAACCTAGACATAGCCCAGCTGGCTACCTGCAGTCAGCAGGAAATACGGCCACTGCTACCGTGCCTGGTGCGTATGAGCTTGTTGTCGCCGCTGGACAACACCAAGGGATGGGCCGAAGCACGAAAACAAATTCTCTCGCTGCTGGTCGGCATCGAGGTGGTGAACAACATCGTGTCCCTGTTGCAAGTCAATTACCACGAGCTGGAAATCGATGTAAAAAAGGAGCAACAGATTAG GCAAAAGATCGGATACACAACACAGGACTCGGCACAGTTCCACAGCCTTCCGAATGGCATCGTGATGGGGTTTGAGCGAGCCGACGGCACAAACAAGGTTCGCGTGGTGTTGTCGGAACTGTTTTACCTGCAGGCGCAAATCAACGAGCTGGCCACGCAAGCATCGCTGCAGAAATCGTCCTCGAACGAGCTCACCATACGCCCGTCAGAGCTTTTCGACAATGAAATCTATCTGGAGGAAATAGCCGACATCATTTGCATTGCGCTGGCGGAGCTGCCTTCCCTGCTGAACCTGCAAGAGGTGGTGGAAACGCTGCTGTATGTGCGCAACGGGTCCAAGATCGTGTGCTGGATCGTAGCCAACATGCCGGACTGCTTTCGTGAAGTGGTAACCGCGCTGATAACGAACAGCGATGAAGACACTACCGATGGTCGCGTGAAACTTGCGGCACTGTACGAGCTGAGCGAGATGAACCCCAGCCAAGCGCTGTCGATGCGCACGATCTGCGTGGAAACGGTAAAGATGCCCTCGCTTATGATCAAGCTGAGTCTGCAGGATCCCCAGAATCTGGTAGCGTTCGTGTCCGGGTTGCTGCTCGGCAACGATCAGAACATTCGCTCCAGCTTTGCGCTGTACATACGCACGAGCCAAAAGCGCAAAGGCGACGTGCTGCATCAGCTGCGGGAGGAGTTGTTGAAGCAGCTGATGAACATCAACATGCAGTCGGTGAATGGGGCGCTACCGGAagagctggtggtgcaggcgGCTGCCATCGTACGTCTATACTGCGCACTGCGCGGCATATCGGGGATCAAGTTTTTCGACGAAGAAATACAGCTACTAATGCAGCTGATCACCTCCAAGCCACCGCCAACGCCGGCCGGCATTCGGTTTGTGTCGTTGGGGCTCTGCATGTTCATTGCCTGCCCGTCGCTCATCACGCATCAATCGCACGAGGCCAAGATGATCGAATGGATACAGTGGTTGATCAAGGAGGAAGCGTACTTTGAGAGTGTGAGCGAAGTATCGGCATCGTTTGGGGAAATGCTCCTCCTGATGGCCATCCACTTCCATGGCAACCAGCTGGCACACATCTGCGAGCTAGCATGCTCCACGCTGGGAATGAAATTTTCCCTTCGCCCCAACACGATCACGCGCATGAAGCTGATCTTTACGCAGGAAATCTTTACCGAACAGGTGGTGGCAGCTCATGCTGTGAAGGTACCGGTAACGCTGAACCTGAACGCATCCATCCCGGGCTATCTGCCGGTGCATTGCATCCATCAGTTGCTGAAATCGCGAGCCTTCTCCAAGCACAAGGTTCCAATTAAGAGCTGGATATACAGACAGATCTGCAACTCGGTCACTCCGATGCACCCGGTGCTGCCGGCGCTGATCGAGGTGTACGTTAGCTCCATCATATTGCCAAACCAAAAGGGACTGCAGGAACAGCACACGCACAAGGCGCTTTCCGAGCAGGAGATCGCGCAAGTGTTCCAGAATGCTGCCGGGCTGTGGAACAAGGAACAGCAGAGCAAGCTCAAAACGGCCGGTCAGACGGGGGTGGATCGGCCGACAAAAGAGCACGTCCATCAGCAACCGATGGAGGTAGATGACTCTGGGAATCGACAACCAAATCTTACGCctcaactgctgctgctttactATCTACTGCTCTACGAGGATGTTCGGTTAAGCAGCATGCCGCAAATCATCACCAGTGGCCGGCAGGTGAAGAGCTATAGTAACGAGTTCATGTCGGAGCTGCCGATAAAGTATCTGCTGCAACAGGCGCAGAAAAATCAGCACGAGTACAGTGCCCTGTTCAGTCCGCTGTTGCGGCTGCTGGTGACGCACTTTCCCCATCTGTCGCTGGTGGATGATTGGATCGACGAAGAGACGATTGCGTTCAGCGATAGCTCCACCGGTCGAAGCATCAGCGAGCATTCGATCGTAGAAGCGTTTGAAGAGATCGAGCTGAATCCGGCACGCGTGATCAAGTTGCTGCGCAGGATGATGCGTAAATCGCCCACGGATCTGTGGCCGCTGGCACCTACCTTCATACGGTACTTCAAGCATACACTCAATCCGACCGTGCCATCGCTCCTGCAGGAGCTGTATCGGCAGGTCTGGATGCGCTTGAACACCATCTTCCCCCGGCGGCTTTGGGTCATGTCGATCAACGCACTCATGCCGGCGGATAATGTGACGAAAAATTTCACACTCACCCAGGAAAAGATCCTGTACGATCCGCTCCAGGTGCTGCGTTGTGATAAACGTGTCTTCCGCTGCTCCAGCGCCCTTACCGTGGTGTTGCGCATTCTGCAAGCGATACTGGCGGCATCGAGAAGTCAGCTGTCGCGCCACATGCTTGACAAACCCCTGATCGACATTGGAAATCAGGTGAAAACGGACAACGATCGTGAAGAGCTCAAGTTGGCGCTGCTTGCCACGCAGGAAAGTATTGCGGTGCAGATCATACTGGAGGCGTGTCTCGAGAATGAAACCGACTGCTCGGAACCGGGCCGGCTGTGGGCGCTTCGGGAGGTTCGCGGTGTGATTTGCTCGTTCATCCATCAGATGTTCATCGCGGAACCGTCGCTAGCGAAGCTGGTCCACTTTCAGGGCTATCCGCGTGAGCTGCTGGCGATGACGGTGCGAGGCATTCCGTCAATGCACATCTGTCTCGATTTCATACCGGAGCTGCTAAGCATGGCTGAGATGGAGAAGCAAATATTCGCGATCGACCTTGCGTCTCACCTTTCCCTGCAGTACGCGCTGCCGAAATCGTTGAGCATAGCGAAGCTCTGCATCAACACGCTCACGACGTTACTGGGCG TACTCTCCGGCGACACGCGTATAGAAATGTTCCGCGCGGTGCTACCCTGCATCGTGCGATTTGCCGAAGCGTTTCCACCCTTGCTGGATGAGTGCATACTGTACCTGCTGCAGCTCGGACGAATAGTACAATCGCAAACCGCGCTCGGCCGTTCAACATCGCTGCCCTCGCTGTTCGTTGGACAGGAATGCAAGCGGCGATCGCAGAGCGGACAACTGCAGCACGCCGAAAGCTTGGTCGATGAGGTGCGGGAAACGTTCGTCAAGCTGCTCGATGCGGCCGTACTGAGCCCGAAGATCTATTCACATTCGGAGACGTCCGGGAGTTAG